One Megalops cyprinoides isolate fMegCyp1 chromosome 4, fMegCyp1.pri, whole genome shotgun sequence genomic window carries:
- the ccdc157 gene encoding coiled-coil domain-containing protein 157 → MLIQGKPSEIQEASAERTIKQLKANSKVKTRSPSASSVQSARSNLSHRSPSSTSHLSSLGAGSDAPSRAANIAADTRTVSSQTVNSSLVPCDACTKVQSSLRGVSDTLVELCQSQGLPSSLVCFLDAVDGTLGVGRLSATDLAQWAEEQTRDLGRVGKHLAKMRATVQPLRESLIALEAARDELRARLERAEEQLEREAAERRADVQKLELRLQEAQSQRQEAVNRQKGEQEELTRSVASLEERNSKLQEQLGLQLENVRILESIRDGLTQELKARQVDQDAFRELEERNKMLETQFSANQVLLDKECAKYQSACRQQESMQVKQKALLEQVDILDQECTELQKQLEEGQEGKEELQKKLAQMSEEKNELKAQLKQQKGQMAELQKQKQGLESRVEELQGSVTQLQEEMQELVQRVRLLVAFPELSPAGNAQPQSTGDVLKDMEQQLKANCVRIRVLEQENATLCSSLGKLKERAQLRDLRVISPQQMGLLSKPRGNAGNPGTM, encoded by the exons ATGCTTATTCAGGGGAAACCGAGTGAAATTCAAGAAGCATCTGCGGAGAGGACTATAAAGCAGTTAAAAGCTAACTCTAAGGTGAAGACCCGGAGCCCGTCCGCCTCCTCTGTACAGAGTGCCAGGAGCAACCTCAGCCACCGATCCCCTTCCTCCACGTCCCACCTCAGCTCCCTAGGGGCCGGAAGCGACGCCCCTTCCAGAGCGGCCAACATCGCCGCAGACACGCGGACTGTGAGCAGCCAGACCGTAAATTCGTCCCTGGTGCCCTGCGACGCCTGCACCAAGGTGCAGTCCAGCCTGCGGGGGGTGAGCGACACCCTGGTGGAGCTGTGCCAGAGCCAGGGCCTGCCCTCCTCGCTGGTGTGCTTCCTGGACGCGGTGGACGGCACCCTCGGGGTGGGGCGCCTGTCGGCGACCGACCTGGCGCAGTGGGCCGAGGAGCAGACCCGGGACCTGGGGCGGGTGGGGAAGCACCTGGCGAAGATGCGCGCCACCGTGCAGCCACTGCGGGAGAGCTTGATTGCCCTGGAGGCGGCGCGGGACGAGCTGAGGGCCCGGCTGGAGAGGgcggaggagcagctggagcgGGAGGCGGCGGAGCGCCGGGCCGACGTGCAGAAGCTGGAGCTCCGGCTGCAGGAGGCCCAGTCCCAGAGGCAGGAGGCGGTGAACAGGCAGAAGGGCGAGCAGGAGGAGCTGACGAGGA GTGTTGCGTCTCTGGAAGAGAGGAACTCCAAATTGCAGGAGCAGCTTGGTTTGCAGCTGGAGAATGTACGCATATTGG AGAGTATAAGAGATGGCCTAACACAGGAGCTGAAGGCCAGACAGGTGGACCAGGATGCATTCCGAGAGTTGGAAGAGAGGAACAAGATGCTGGAGACACAGTTTTCTGCCAATCAGGTCCTGCTGGACAAGGAGTGCGCCAAGTACCAGAGTGCCTGTCGGCAGCAggag TCGATGCAGGTGAAGCAGAAGGCCCTGCTGGAGCAAGTGGACATACTGGACCAGGAGtgcactgagctgcagaaacAGCTGGAAGAGGGTCAGGAGGGcaaggaggagctgcagaagaaGCTGGCACAAATGTCAGAGGAGAAGAACGAGCTGAAGGCCCAACTCAAACAGCAGAAG gGCCAGATGGCAGAgctgcagaagcagaagcagggCCTGGAGAGCCgcgtggaggagctgcagggcagtgtgacgcagctgcaggaggagatgCAGGAGCTGGTGCAGAGAGTGAGGCTGCTGGTGGCCTTCCCTGAGCTCAGCCCCGCGGGAAACGCACAACCACAGA GTACGGGGGACGTGCTGAAGGATATGGAGCAGCAGCTAAAGGCCAACTGTGTGCGGATCAGggtgctggagcaggagaatGCCACCTTGTGCAGCAGCCTGGGCAAGCTGAAGGAGAGAGCCCAGCTCAGGGACCTCAGG GTGATCTCTCCTCAGCAGATGGGGCTCCTGTCCAAACCGAGAGGCAATGCTGGGAACCCTGGCACCATGTAA